A region from the Flavobacteriales bacterium genome encodes:
- a CDS encoding acyl-CoA carboxylase subunit beta, with protein MDIEASKNEDFNKLKVSDLNSRLKKIHLGGGEKRIAKLKADGKLTARERIDALLDPKSPRIEIGAFAADGMYKEHGGAPSAGVVVVIGYVSKRQCIVVANDATVKAGAWFPMTGKKNLRAQEIAIENRLPIIYLVDSAGVYLPMQDEIFPDKEHFGRIFRNNAVMSSMGITQIAAIMGSCVAGGAYLPIMSDEALIVEKTGSIFLAGSYLVKAAIGEDIDNETLGGATTHSEISGVTDYKCKDDADCLKKIRAIMDKLGNPKDAGFSREKSQAPKADPKEIYGILPSERAKPYDMREVIARLVDDSDYTEYKEGYGQSIITAYARIDGWAVGIVANQRKVVKSKKGEMQFGGVIYSDSADKATRFIANCNQKNIPLVFLQDVTGFMVGSRSEHGGIIKDGAKLVNAVANSVVPKFTIIIGNSYGAGNYAMCGKAYDPRLIVGWPSAQVAVMGGEQASKVMLQIEVAALKGKGETITPEKEAELLNRIRGKYEETISPYYAASRLWLDAVIDPLETRTWVSLGIEAASQAPATRAFNMGVLQT; from the coding sequence ATCGACATCGAAGCCTCCAAGAACGAGGACTTCAACAAGCTGAAAGTCTCCGACCTCAACTCCCGCCTGAAGAAGATCCACCTCGGCGGCGGCGAAAAACGCATCGCCAAGCTCAAGGCCGATGGCAAGCTCACCGCCCGCGAGCGCATCGACGCCCTGCTCGACCCCAAGAGCCCGCGCATCGAGATCGGTGCCTTCGCGGCCGATGGCATGTACAAGGAACATGGAGGTGCCCCCAGCGCGGGTGTGGTGGTGGTGATCGGCTACGTGAGCAAGCGCCAATGCATCGTGGTGGCCAACGACGCCACCGTGAAGGCTGGCGCCTGGTTCCCTATGACGGGCAAGAAGAACCTGCGCGCGCAGGAGATCGCTATCGAGAACCGCCTGCCCATCATCTACCTCGTGGATAGCGCGGGCGTGTACCTGCCGATGCAGGACGAGATCTTCCCCGACAAGGAACACTTCGGACGCATCTTCCGCAACAACGCGGTGATGAGCAGCATGGGCATCACGCAGATCGCCGCCATCATGGGCAGCTGCGTGGCGGGCGGCGCCTACCTGCCCATCATGAGCGACGAGGCGCTGATCGTGGAGAAGACCGGCAGCATCTTTCTCGCCGGCAGCTACCTGGTGAAAGCCGCCATCGGTGAGGACATCGACAACGAGACCCTCGGCGGCGCCACCACGCACAGCGAGATCAGCGGTGTGACCGACTACAAGTGCAAGGACGATGCGGATTGCCTGAAGAAGATCCGCGCCATCATGGACAAGCTGGGCAACCCGAAGGACGCGGGCTTCAGCCGCGAGAAGTCACAAGCACCGAAGGCCGACCCGAAGGAGATCTACGGCATCCTCCCCTCCGAGCGCGCCAAACCCTACGACATGCGCGAGGTGATCGCGCGACTGGTGGACGACAGCGACTACACCGAATACAAGGAGGGCTACGGCCAGAGCATCATCACCGCCTACGCCCGCATCGACGGCTGGGCCGTGGGCATTGTGGCCAACCAGCGCAAGGTGGTGAAGAGCAAGAAGGGCGAGATGCAGTTCGGCGGCGTCATCTACAGCGACAGCGCCGACAAGGCCACGCGCTTCATCGCAAACTGCAACCAGAAGAACATCCCACTGGTCTTTTTGCAGGACGTCACCGGCTTCATGGTGGGCAGCCGCAGCGAGCACGGCGGCATCATCAAGGACGGCGCGAAACTGGTGAACGCCGTGGCCAACAGCGTGGTGCCCAAGTTCACCATCATCATCGGCAACAGCTACGGCGCCGGCAACTACGCCATGTGCGGCAAGGCCTACGACCCGCGCCTCATCGTGGGCTGGCCCAGCGCGCAAGTAGCCGTGATGGGCGGCGAGCAGGCCAGCAAGGTGATGCTCCAGATCGAAGTGGCCGCGCTGAAAGGCAAGGGCGAAACGATCACTCCCGAGAAGGAAGCCGAACTGCTGAACAGGATACGCGGGAAGTATGAGGAGACGATCAGCCCGTACTATGCGGCGAGCCGGCTGTGGCTGGATGCGGTGATCGATCCGTTGGAGACGCGGACGTGGGTGAGTTTGGGGATAGAGGCTGCGAGCCAGGCTCCGGCGACGCGGGCGTTTAATATGGGGGTGTTGCAGACGTGA
- a CDS encoding transposase, with protein MRKSRFTETQIIAMLREHEAGKKVSDVCREHGVSQPTFYQWKAKYSGLDANQLKEFKELKAKYARLEKMYTEAQMDRQVLKEIIEGKL; from the coding sequence ATGAGAAAGAGCAGATTCACCGAGACGCAGATCATTGCGATGCTGCGCGAGCATGAGGCAGGCAAGAAGGTCTCGGACGTGTGCCGGGAACATGGCGTGAGCCAGCCGACGTTCTACCAGTGGAAGGCCAAGTACAGCGGCCTGGACGCCAACCAGCTCAAGGAGTTCAAGGAGCTGAAGGCCAAGTATGCGCGCCTTGAGAAGATGTACACCGAGGCCCAGATGGACCGCCAGGTGCTCAAGGAGATCATCGAGGGAAAGTTGTAG
- a CDS encoding transposase produces MGHIQRDRLHLHPAGHAHAERLGRALQQNVPDRSAQCVIFERLDQVRTITQEWMWRYNNQRPHRSLLRLSPRAFLLKCGQLPAHYTGSRADFPTVQQDIHNTTTLKSTFTNRCA; encoded by the coding sequence ATGGGCCACATCCAACGGGATCGCCTTCACCTACATCCAGCCGGGCATGCCCATGCAGAACGGCTTGGTCGAGCGCTTCAACAAAACGTACCGGACCGAAGTGCTCAATGCGTGATCTTCGAACGCCTGGACCAAGTACGCACCATCACGCAAGAGTGGATGTGGCGCTATAACAACCAGCGCCCGCACAGGTCGTTGCTGCGCTTATCGCCCCGTGCGTTCCTGTTGAAATGTGGACAACTCCCTGCCCACTACACAGGCTCACGCGCGGACTTCCCCACAGTTCAACAGGACATCCACAACACCACCACACTCAAAAGTACCTTTACAAACCGCTGCGCCTAA
- a CDS encoding IS3 family transposase, with the protein MRRLVEQRQYSERRACKLLNLSASVYRYAPKEKNDAEVIEHMMRVVDQNPTWGFGLTFDQMVTEGTGANHKRVHRLYKEADLHLRRRTKRRVPERVKDPIVLPIGPNITWSMDFMSDALVTGRKYRTFNVIDDFNREALCIAVDTSLPAARVIRELDQLIAWRGKPERLRMDNGPEFIAHAMQEWATSNGIAFTYIQPGMPMQNGLVERFNKTYRTEVLNA; encoded by the coding sequence GTGCGCCGACTGGTCGAACAGCGCCAGTACAGCGAACGCCGGGCCTGCAAGCTGTTGAACTTGAGTGCGAGCGTGTATCGCTATGCGCCCAAGGAGAAGAACGATGCGGAAGTGATCGAGCACATGATGCGAGTGGTGGATCAGAACCCCACATGGGGGTTCGGTCTGACCTTCGACCAGATGGTCACTGAGGGGACCGGGGCCAACCACAAGCGGGTGCACAGGCTCTACAAGGAGGCGGACCTGCACTTGCGCAGGCGTACGAAGCGCCGGGTGCCCGAGCGGGTGAAGGACCCGATCGTGCTGCCCATCGGCCCGAACATCACTTGGAGCATGGACTTCATGAGCGATGCGCTGGTGACCGGTCGCAAGTACCGCACTTTCAACGTGATCGATGACTTCAACCGGGAAGCCTTGTGCATAGCGGTCGACACCTCTCTGCCTGCTGCACGCGTGATCCGTGAGCTGGACCAGCTGATCGCCTGGCGTGGTAAGCCCGAACGCCTTCGCATGGACAATGGCCCGGAGTTCATCGCACACGCCATGCAGGAATGGGCCACATCCAACGGGATCGCCTTCACCTACATCCAGCCGGGCATGCCCATGCAGAACGGCTTGGTCGAGCGCTTCAACAAAACGTACCGGACCGAAGTGCTCAATGCGTGA